One window of Paenibacillus albicereus genomic DNA carries:
- a CDS encoding AbrB/MazE/SpoVT family DNA-binding domain-containing protein — MKPAGVVRKVDQLGRIVLPKSLRKRYQMNEGDPVEILVQGDHIILERYRPRCVFCGSMEEVREFKERFLCAECMGQMVQLRR, encoded by the coding sequence ATGAAACCGGCCGGAGTCGTGCGCAAGGTCGATCAGCTGGGACGGATCGTCCTGCCCAAGTCGCTGCGCAAACGCTATCAAATGAACGAAGGCGATCCCGTTGAAATCCTCGTGCAAGGGGATCACATCATCCTGGAGCGCTATCGTCCCCGCTGCGTCTTTTGCGGATCGATGGAAGAGGTTCGGGAGTTCAAGGAGAGGTTCCTGTGCGCGGAATGCATGGGACAAATGGTGCAGCTGCGCCGCTGA
- a CDS encoding carbohydrate ABC transporter permease — protein sequence MENSRYRWSTLVLEILAVLVALIFLVPFYFLVSNSLKKYADILLDSAALPNPWTFDNFTRAWDIMNFPASFANSFLITLTSIIGLAIICSMCAYRMVRHPSKYNNILFMVFVAAMVIPFQSIMIPLMKVTASFGLTNSIWGLWVCYMGFGSSLTIFLYHGFVKSIPLEIEESATVDGCTPYGVFWRIVFPLLKPMTATIIILNSLWIWNDFLLPNLILGEANRTIPLSTYSFFGQYTKQWDLALAGLVMGVLPILIFFLTLQRHIIEGITAGSVKG from the coding sequence ATGGAAAACAGCCGCTATCGCTGGTCGACGCTCGTCCTGGAAATCCTTGCGGTGCTCGTCGCGCTGATCTTCCTCGTGCCGTTCTACTTCCTCGTCAGCAACTCGCTGAAGAAGTACGCGGACATCCTGCTCGACTCGGCCGCGCTGCCGAATCCGTGGACGTTCGACAACTTCACCCGGGCCTGGGACATCATGAACTTCCCGGCGTCGTTCGCCAACTCGTTCCTCATCACGCTGACGAGCATCATCGGCCTGGCGATCATCTGCTCGATGTGCGCCTACCGGATGGTCCGCCATCCGTCCAAGTACAACAACATCCTGTTCATGGTGTTCGTCGCGGCGATGGTCATCCCGTTCCAGTCGATCATGATTCCGCTCATGAAGGTGACGGCGTCGTTCGGCCTGACGAACAGCATCTGGGGGCTGTGGGTGTGCTACATGGGCTTCGGCTCGTCGCTCACGATCTTCCTCTACCATGGCTTCGTCAAGTCGATTCCGCTTGAGATCGAGGAGTCGGCGACGGTCGACGGCTGCACGCCTTACGGCGTCTTCTGGCGGATCGTCTTCCCGCTGCTCAAGCCGATGACGGCGACGATCATCATTCTGAACAGCCTGTGGATCTGGAACGACTTCCTGCTGCCGAACCTGATTCTCGGCGAAGCGAACCGGACGATCCCGCTGTCCACGTATTCGTTCTTCGGCCAGTATACGAAGCAATGGGACCTGGCGCTCGCAGGCCTCGTCATGGGCGTGCTGCCGATCCTGATCTTCTTCCTGACGCTGCAGCGCCATATCATCGAGGGCATTACGGCCGGCTCGGTGAAGGGCTGA
- a CDS encoding cache domain-containing sensor histidine kinase — protein sequence MKFYWLRRSIRTKLAVFLLLAIGIPMLVSITITNTRTARFVEEDTIRQNSNLLYQGKTNLDNYFRSFFQTSLAPYSDTTLYRTLETGRSDYLTDNQIFVSLQLMSSSVKEIYQVYLHSPLAERGYLYSKGQYKRMEQIVNAPGTSLPEGVPYSIRPLHMSSNYNISAAPPFLSKPVITVIRPILQIPSDKQIGTLALDITTEMIVSICDQLYQRGEGEEVYLLDPDGVIIYGPDTDRFGLKLDADWSRELLGQASKPLPDGAADGARSTRLGSGEQEAVFIYEQIEAGDKMWTLVKRIPDHVLMRATNQVTQVNTGVLIGSLLIVAAAALFISFWITRPIKRLTGYVSQIQSGQLHTDIHLGQADEIGQLARRFRMMMETINNLVLREYKLELANKTNQLKALQAQVHPHFLYNALQSIGTTALKRGVPDLYKLIMQLGKMMRYSMNTAEEFVAISQEIDHARSYLELQRHRFDDKLTYEIAMDGDVGQAMLPRMVIQPIVENVFKHAFDPSGGEVHVSIRCFREDGWIKIEIADNGPGVKPDRLQALRASLRRVDEDSASVGEHIGLANVAARLALHCGSTSSMKLDSGLEPLGGFSVTLVIPDQPTSQTSEVSP from the coding sequence GTGAAATTCTACTGGCTGAGGCGCAGCATCCGGACCAAGCTGGCCGTCTTCCTGCTGCTGGCGATCGGGATTCCGATGCTCGTCTCCATTACGATTACCAATACGCGGACGGCCCGCTTCGTCGAAGAGGACACGATCCGGCAGAACTCCAACCTGCTCTATCAGGGCAAGACGAATCTGGACAACTATTTCCGGTCCTTTTTCCAGACCTCGCTCGCGCCTTATTCCGATACGACCTTGTACCGCACGCTCGAGACCGGACGAAGCGACTATCTGACCGACAACCAGATTTTCGTCAGCCTGCAGCTCATGTCGTCGTCGGTCAAGGAGATCTATCAGGTCTACCTTCATTCCCCGCTCGCGGAGCGCGGCTACTTGTACTCCAAAGGCCAATACAAGCGGATGGAGCAGATCGTCAACGCTCCCGGCACGTCGCTGCCGGAAGGCGTCCCCTATTCGATCCGGCCGCTGCACATGAGCAGCAACTACAACATCAGCGCGGCGCCGCCGTTTCTGTCGAAGCCTGTCATCACCGTCATCCGGCCGATCCTGCAAATTCCGAGCGACAAGCAGATCGGCACGCTTGCGCTCGACATCACGACCGAGATGATCGTATCGATCTGCGACCAGCTGTATCAGCGGGGCGAGGGCGAGGAAGTATACCTGCTCGATCCGGACGGCGTCATCATCTACGGTCCCGACACCGACCGGTTCGGACTCAAGCTCGATGCCGACTGGTCGCGCGAGCTGCTCGGGCAGGCGTCCAAGCCGCTGCCGGACGGAGCTGCGGACGGGGCGCGCTCGACGAGGCTCGGCAGCGGCGAGCAGGAGGCCGTCTTCATCTACGAGCAGATCGAAGCGGGAGACAAGATGTGGACGCTCGTCAAGCGCATCCCCGACCACGTGCTGATGCGGGCGACGAACCAGGTCACGCAGGTGAATACCGGCGTGCTGATCGGCTCGCTGCTGATCGTCGCCGCCGCCGCGCTGTTCATCTCGTTCTGGATCACCCGGCCGATCAAGCGGCTGACCGGCTACGTCAGCCAGATCCAGTCCGGCCAGCTCCATACCGACATCCATCTCGGGCAGGCCGACGAGATCGGCCAGCTCGCCCGGCGCTTCCGCATGATGATGGAGACGATCAACAATCTCGTGCTGCGCGAGTACAAGCTGGAGCTGGCCAACAAGACGAACCAGCTCAAGGCGCTGCAGGCGCAGGTGCATCCGCATTTCCTGTACAACGCGCTGCAGTCGATCGGCACGACCGCCCTCAAGCGCGGGGTGCCCGACCTGTACAAGCTCATCATGCAGCTCGGCAAGATGATGCGCTATTCCATGAATACGGCGGAGGAATTTGTCGCTATTTCCCAGGAAATCGACCATGCCCGCTCCTACCTGGAGCTGCAGCGGCATCGCTTCGACGACAAGCTCACCTATGAGATCGCGATGGACGGCGACGTCGGCCAAGCCATGCTGCCGCGCATGGTCATCCAGCCGATCGTCGAAAATGTATTCAAGCATGCCTTCGATCCATCGGGCGGTGAAGTCCACGTCTCGATCCGCTGCTTCCGCGAGGACGGCTGGATCAAGATCGAGATCGCCGACAACGGCCCCGGCGTGAAGCCGGACCGGCTGCAGGCGCTGCGCGCGAGCCTGCGCCGCGTCGACGAGGACAGCGCCTCGGTCGGCGAGCATATCGGACTTGCCAATGTCGCGGCCCGGCTCGCCCTCCACTGCGGCTCGACTTCCTCGATGAAGCTCGATTCCGGGCTGGAGCCGCTCGGCGGATTCTCCGTCACGCTCGTCATTCCCGATCAACCTACATCCCAGACTAGCGAGGTGTCCCCATGA
- a CDS encoding DUF2161 family putative PD-(D/E)XK-type phosphodiesterase, translating to MAVKEEAELYGPVKAYLEARGYEVKGEVLSCDLVAVRPDGDTVIVEMKKTFTLALLLQGVQRLPIADKVLLAVERNRSRKGAVNQRFGELAELCRMLGLGLMTITFYKTKSPVLELLCEPGDAPLRGRRPSRERRLLQEFRERSGDYNVGGSGRVRGSRIMTAYREKALRLAWALQAHGALSPARARELTGVAKSGEFLRANYYGWFAKVERGVYRLLPAGEAALAEHAAVIDGWQLQPGAAAAEEGEPH from the coding sequence ATGGCGGTGAAGGAGGAAGCGGAGCTGTACGGGCCGGTGAAGGCCTATCTGGAGGCGCGGGGCTACGAGGTCAAGGGCGAGGTGCTGAGCTGCGACCTGGTGGCGGTCCGGCCGGACGGCGACACCGTGATCGTAGAGATGAAAAAGACGTTCACGCTCGCGCTGCTGCTGCAGGGCGTCCAGCGGCTGCCCATCGCGGACAAGGTGCTGCTCGCCGTCGAGCGCAACCGCTCCCGCAAGGGCGCGGTCAACCAGCGCTTCGGCGAGCTGGCGGAGCTGTGCCGCATGCTCGGGCTCGGGCTCATGACGATCACCTTCTACAAGACCAAGTCTCCGGTGCTGGAGCTGCTCTGCGAGCCCGGCGACGCCCCGCTGCGCGGCAGGCGGCCTTCGCGGGAGCGGCGGCTGCTGCAGGAGTTCCGCGAGCGCAGCGGCGACTACAACGTCGGCGGCAGCGGGCGCGTCCGGGGCAGCCGGATCATGACCGCCTACCGCGAAAAAGCGCTCCGCCTCGCCTGGGCTCTCCAGGCGCACGGAGCGCTGTCGCCGGCCCGCGCGCGCGAGCTGACCGGCGTCGCCAAGTCCGGCGAGTTCCTGCGGGCGAACTACTATGGCTGGTTCGCCAAGGTGGAGCGCGGCGTCTACCGGCTGCTGCCCGCCGGCGAGGCCGCCCTCGCGGAGCATGCCGCCGTCATCGACGGCTGGCAGCTTCAGCCGGGCGCGGCGGCGGCCGAAGAGGGCGAGCCGCATTAA
- a CDS encoding response regulator, with product MNVLIVDDESHAREAAKLLVDWHGLGFQRVLEADNGEAAKMLMDEHGPILILTDIHMPITNGLRFMEWISTHHPDAKVIAISGYNDFDYVRKTMKYGGRDYILKPIDPDQLNEAVHRALEEHRAETKEKQRQVESGIALNQYKPVYWSHLFGRLLAGSQEAEAAAVQLKAEFSGFPDQAPMQAVLLSLYPIPDKLLRRFRGDRELLDFAIVNVLNDLLRTEWRCGYAFRSSDTPDELVALFWDGFDRLEERVRQLMEAVSMTLKAELHAGIGSKEERASAAWQSVKEARSSLSQRNLLAPEQRIHRSGPPASSAALPNLSAIGDALRLSIQVRNAAEATASLGQWFRLVRSHGVVTPAHVRAWETQMSVMRSRIEQEYGIETLRDHELPVVFSDQGRLLLDETEKEWRLLLLDWIDALLRSIRQERSIIDEMSSYISSHLEEDLSLQALASRFFLSREHVSRRFKQETGQTLSDYVESMRMDKARKLLSSPELRVGDVAVQVGYADEKYFSKVFKKHAGLSPGQYRQRS from the coding sequence ATGAACGTATTGATCGTCGATGACGAAAGCCACGCGCGCGAGGCGGCGAAGCTGCTCGTCGACTGGCACGGACTCGGGTTCCAGCGCGTGCTCGAGGCCGACAACGGCGAGGCCGCCAAGATGCTCATGGACGAGCATGGCCCGATCCTTATCCTGACCGATATCCACATGCCGATTACGAACGGCCTCCGCTTCATGGAGTGGATCAGCACCCATCACCCGGATGCCAAGGTGATCGCCATCAGCGGCTACAACGACTTCGACTACGTCCGCAAGACGATGAAGTACGGCGGCCGGGACTATATCCTGAAGCCGATCGACCCCGATCAGCTGAACGAGGCGGTGCATCGGGCGCTCGAGGAGCATCGGGCCGAGACGAAGGAAAAGCAGCGCCAGGTGGAGAGCGGCATCGCGCTGAACCAGTACAAGCCCGTTTATTGGAGCCATCTGTTCGGCCGCCTGCTGGCCGGCTCCCAGGAGGCCGAAGCGGCCGCCGTCCAGCTGAAGGCCGAGTTCTCCGGCTTTCCCGATCAGGCTCCGATGCAGGCGGTGCTGCTCAGCCTGTATCCGATCCCGGACAAGCTGCTGCGCCGCTTCCGCGGAGACCGGGAGCTGCTCGATTTTGCGATCGTCAACGTGCTGAACGACCTCCTGCGGACGGAATGGCGCTGCGGCTACGCATTCCGCAGCTCCGACACGCCCGATGAGCTGGTCGCCCTGTTCTGGGATGGCTTCGACCGGCTCGAAGAGCGCGTCCGCCAGCTCATGGAGGCGGTGTCGATGACGCTCAAGGCGGAGCTTCATGCCGGCATCGGCAGCAAGGAAGAACGGGCTTCCGCCGCCTGGCAGTCGGTCAAGGAAGCCCGGAGCTCGCTTTCCCAGCGCAACCTGCTTGCCCCGGAGCAGCGCATCCATCGCAGCGGCCCCCCTGCGTCAAGCGCCGCGCTGCCGAACCTGTCGGCGATCGGCGACGCGCTGCGGCTGTCGATCCAAGTGCGCAACGCCGCCGAGGCGACAGCCTCGCTCGGCCAGTGGTTCCGCCTCGTCCGCAGCCACGGCGTCGTCACGCCGGCTCACGTCCGTGCCTGGGAAACGCAGATGAGCGTCATGCGCAGCCGCATTGAGCAGGAGTACGGGATCGAGACGCTGCGCGATCACGAGCTTCCCGTCGTGTTCAGCGACCAGGGCCGGCTGCTGCTCGACGAGACCGAGAAGGAATGGCGCCTGCTTCTGCTCGACTGGATCGACGCGCTGCTGCGGAGCATCCGGCAGGAACGCAGCATCATCGACGAGATGAGCTCGTATATCTCTTCGCACCTGGAGGAAGACTTGAGCTTGCAGGCGCTCGCCTCCCGCTTCTTTCTCAGCCGCGAGCACGTGAGCCGCCGCTTCAAGCAGGAGACGGGGCAGACGCTGAGCGATTATGTGGAGAGCATGCGCATGGACAAGGCCCGCAAGCTGCTCTCCTCGCCGGAGCTGCGCGTAGGCGACGTCGCCGTTCAGGTCGGCTATGCCGACGAAAAATACTTCAGCAAAGTCTTCAAGAAGCATGCCGGCTTGTCGCCGGGACAATATCGCCAACGCTCATGA
- a CDS encoding ABC transporter substrate-binding protein, which produces MKKSMVTILSAGLALSLAAGCSTSGNSGSGGNEAPANTATNAGSGTDSGSGEKVTLNIFQYKVEIADAMNRLKADYEKEHPNVTLNIETMGGGADYGAGLKAKFASGQEPDIFNNGGNAELTTWIDKMEDLSDQPWVSDVLDTAKEPISRDGKMYGMPIGIEGYGYIYNKDLFEQAGITELPKTLTELDAAAKKLQDAGITPFSNGYQEWWVLGNHLFNVALADQDDPAALIQGLNEGKGGLAGNPVVEKWFDLFDLTMKYSNKNPLTTDYNTQVTLFASGKTAMMQQGNWTQVQIDGITPDMNIGVLPMPIDDSEKSGNIMVGVPNNWAVNKNSKNKEAAKEFLAWLATSETGKRYIVEEFKFIPALKSIEVTDEKVLGAIATDIMAYSKDNKTSGWYFNQMPEGLPQEVGAEMQAYVAGKVDKAGLLKNIESKWTSMAKK; this is translated from the coding sequence ATGAAAAAATCGATGGTCACCATCTTGTCCGCAGGCCTGGCGCTCAGCCTGGCGGCTGGCTGCAGCACTTCCGGCAACAGCGGCTCCGGCGGCAACGAAGCTCCGGCGAATACGGCGACGAACGCCGGCTCCGGCACGGACTCCGGCAGCGGCGAGAAGGTCACGCTCAATATCTTCCAATATAAAGTCGAGATCGCCGATGCGATGAACCGCCTGAAAGCGGACTACGAAAAGGAGCATCCGAACGTCACGCTGAACATCGAGACGATGGGTGGAGGCGCGGACTACGGCGCGGGCCTGAAGGCGAAGTTCGCCTCCGGCCAGGAGCCGGATATCTTCAACAACGGCGGCAACGCCGAGCTGACGACGTGGATCGACAAGATGGAGGACCTGTCCGACCAGCCTTGGGTGAGCGACGTGCTCGATACGGCGAAGGAGCCGATCAGCCGCGACGGCAAGATGTACGGCATGCCGATCGGCATCGAGGGCTACGGCTACATCTACAACAAGGACCTGTTCGAACAGGCGGGCATCACCGAGCTGCCGAAGACGCTCACGGAGCTTGACGCGGCTGCCAAGAAGCTGCAGGACGCTGGCATCACGCCGTTCTCCAACGGCTATCAGGAGTGGTGGGTGCTCGGCAACCACCTGTTCAACGTAGCGCTCGCCGACCAGGACGATCCTGCGGCGCTGATCCAGGGCCTCAACGAGGGCAAGGGCGGCCTCGCCGGCAACCCGGTCGTCGAGAAGTGGTTCGACCTGTTCGACCTGACGATGAAGTACAGCAACAAGAACCCGCTGACGACCGACTACAACACGCAGGTGACGCTGTTCGCCAGCGGCAAGACGGCGATGATGCAGCAGGGCAACTGGACGCAGGTGCAGATCGACGGCATCACCCCGGACATGAACATCGGCGTGCTGCCGATGCCGATCGACGACAGCGAGAAGAGCGGCAACATCATGGTCGGCGTGCCGAACAACTGGGCGGTCAACAAGAACTCCAAGAACAAGGAAGCGGCCAAGGAGTTCCTCGCCTGGCTGGCGACCTCCGAGACGGGCAAGCGCTACATCGTCGAGGAATTCAAGTTCATCCCGGCGCTCAAGTCGATCGAGGTGACCGACGAGAAGGTGCTCGGCGCGATCGCGACCGACATCATGGCGTACTCCAAGGACAACAAGACGTCCGGCTGGTACTTCAATCAGATGCCGGAAGGGCTGCCGCAGGAAGTGGGAGCGGAGATGCAGGCGTATGTCGCCGGCAAGGTCGACAAGGCTGGCCTGCTGAAGAACATCGAGTCCAAGTGGACCAGCATGGCGAAGAAATAA
- a CDS encoding ABC transporter substrate-binding protein: protein MKKSLMAAVSAGVAIAMLAGCSTSNNGGAGNEAATNGGNAGSGEKVTLNVFQFKVEIADAMNRLKADYEKENPNVTLNIETMGGGADYGAGLKAKFASGQEPDIFNNGGNADLTTWMDKLEDLSGEAWQSDVIDTAKEGITRDGKNYGLPMGIEGYGLLYNKDLFAQAGIDTPPKTLTELKAAVEKLKAANITPFANGYQEWWILGNHTFNVALANQDDPAAFIQSMNEQKGDLASNKVVGEWFNLFDLMIQNSNKNPLTTDYNTQVTLFASGKAAMMQQGNWTQVQIDGITPDMNVGILPMPINDSEKSGNIFVGVPNYWVVNKNSKNKEAAKDFLNWLATSETGKRYTVEEFKFIPALKSVEVTDEKVLGAIANEIMTFSQDGKTSGWYFNQMPEGLPQEVGAEMQAYVAGKSSKEQMLTNIQNKWSNFAK from the coding sequence ATGAAAAAGAGCTTGATGGCCGCGGTATCCGCGGGCGTAGCCATCGCCATGCTGGCCGGCTGCAGCACGTCCAACAACGGAGGCGCCGGCAACGAGGCGGCCACGAACGGAGGAAACGCGGGCAGCGGCGAGAAAGTGACGCTGAACGTCTTCCAGTTCAAGGTAGAGATCGCCGACGCGATGAACCGCCTGAAGGCGGACTACGAGAAGGAGAATCCGAACGTCACGCTGAACATCGAGACGATGGGCGGCGGCGCGGACTACGGCGCGGGCCTGAAGGCGAAATTCGCCTCCGGCCAGGAGCCGGATATCTTCAACAACGGCGGCAATGCCGACCTGACGACGTGGATGGACAAGCTGGAGGACCTGAGCGGCGAGGCTTGGCAGTCCGACGTCATCGACACGGCCAAGGAAGGCATCACGCGCGACGGCAAGAACTACGGCCTGCCGATGGGCATCGAAGGCTACGGCCTGCTGTACAACAAGGACCTGTTCGCGCAAGCGGGCATCGATACGCCTCCGAAGACGCTCACGGAGCTGAAGGCGGCCGTCGAGAAGCTCAAGGCGGCGAACATCACGCCATTCGCGAACGGCTATCAGGAATGGTGGATCCTCGGCAACCACACGTTCAACGTCGCGCTGGCGAACCAGGACGACCCGGCCGCGTTCATCCAGTCGATGAACGAGCAGAAGGGCGATCTGGCGAGCAACAAGGTCGTGGGCGAATGGTTCAACCTGTTCGACCTCATGATCCAGAACAGCAACAAGAACCCGCTGACGACGGACTACAACACGCAAGTGACGCTGTTCGCGAGCGGCAAGGCGGCGATGATGCAGCAAGGCAACTGGACGCAGGTGCAGATCGACGGCATCACGCCGGACATGAACGTCGGCATCCTGCCGATGCCGATCAACGACAGCGAGAAGAGCGGCAACATCTTCGTCGGCGTGCCGAACTACTGGGTCGTCAACAAGAATTCCAAAAACAAGGAAGCCGCCAAGGACTTCCTCAACTGGCTCGCGACGAGCGAGACGGGCAAGCGCTACACCGTCGAGGAGTTCAAGTTCATCCCGGCGCTGAAGTCGGTCGAGGTGACCGACGAGAAGGTGCTCGGCGCGATCGCGAACGAGATCATGACCTTCTCCCAGGACGGCAAGACATCCGGCTGGTACTTCAACCAGATGCCGGAAGGGCTGCCGCAGGAAGTCGGCGCTGAAATGCAGGCGTATGTCGCCGGCAAGTCGAGCAAGGAACAGATGCTGACGAACATCCAGAACAAATGGAGCAACTTCGCCAAGTAA
- a CDS encoding carbohydrate ABC transporter permease gives MKSNGWSKSWIQQIVFTGPVTLAFAIIVALPFFMGMYYSFFEWNGVSDNAEFIGFSNFINIFSDQTFLNSFAFTARFTVAAVILSNLVGFLLALLLVQPLKSRNVLRTIFFMPNVIGGLLLGFIWQFIFVKGFAAVGEKTGWALFNLPWLGDETTAFWGIVIVTIWSTAGYLMVIYISALINVPRELIEAASIDGATAWQRLRHITVPLIMPAVTISLFLALSWSFKSFDIILSLTKGGPYNSTQSVALNIYNEAFQNNNYGLGTAKALIFFIVVALISSVQVWATKRKEVQV, from the coding sequence ATGAAAAGCAACGGATGGTCCAAATCATGGATCCAACAGATCGTCTTCACGGGCCCGGTCACGCTCGCGTTCGCGATCATTGTTGCGCTTCCCTTCTTTATGGGCATGTACTACTCGTTCTTCGAGTGGAACGGCGTGTCCGACAATGCCGAGTTCATCGGCTTCAGCAACTTCATCAACATCTTCAGCGACCAGACATTCCTGAATTCCTTCGCCTTCACGGCCCGGTTCACGGTGGCGGCCGTCATCCTCTCCAACCTCGTCGGCTTCCTGCTGGCGCTGCTGCTCGTGCAGCCTCTCAAGTCCCGGAACGTGCTCCGCACGATCTTCTTCATGCCGAACGTCATCGGCGGCTTGCTGCTCGGCTTCATCTGGCAGTTCATCTTCGTCAAAGGCTTCGCGGCCGTCGGCGAGAAGACCGGCTGGGCGCTGTTCAACCTGCCGTGGCTCGGCGACGAGACGACCGCCTTCTGGGGCATCGTCATCGTGACGATCTGGAGCACGGCCGGCTATCTGATGGTCATCTACATCTCGGCGCTCATCAACGTGCCGCGCGAGCTGATCGAGGCGGCGTCGATCGATGGAGCGACCGCCTGGCAGCGGCTGCGCCACATCACGGTGCCGCTCATCATGCCGGCCGTGACGATCTCGCTGTTCCTCGCGCTCAGCTGGTCGTTCAAGTCGTTCGACATCATCCTGTCGCTGACCAAGGGCGGACCGTACAACTCGACCCAGTCCGTGGCGCTCAACATCTACAACGAAGCGTTCCAGAACAACAACTACGGCCTCGGCACGGCCAAAGCGCTGATCTTCTTCATCGTCGTCGCGCTCATCTCGTCCGTGCAGGTATGGGCGACGAAACGCAAGGAGGTGCAGGTCTGA
- a CDS encoding PrkA family serine protein kinase, with translation MDIFKRIAEYKSEGERLAWTGTFKEYIELLRNDPAPAMTAHARVYEMIKSHGIEEKHGQKSYKFFEQEIFGLDRAVEKLMEEYFHSAARRLDVRKRILLLMGPVSGGKSTIVTMLKKGLEKFSRTDQGAVYAIKGCPMHEDPLHLIPHELRPELEKELGVRIEGNLCPHCQLRLKSEFENDIENVQIERVFLSEDNRVGIGTFSPSDPKSQDIADLTGSIDFSTITEYGSESDPRAYRFDGELNKANRGLMEFQEMLKCDEKFLWNLLSLTQEGQFKAGRFALISADELIVAHTNESEYKSFISNKKNEALQSRMIVMPIPYNLRVSEEEKIYGKLIAQSDLRHVHIAPHALRTAAIFSILTRLKESKKQGMDLVKKMRMYDGEEVEGYKDADLKEMQNEFLEEGMSGIDPRYVINRISSALIKGEMDHINALDVLRALKDGLDQHPSITKEERERYLNFISAARKEYDQLAKNEVQKAFVYSFEESARTLFENYLDNIEAYCNWSKIKDPLTGEALDPDERLMRSIEEQIGVSENAKKAFREEILIRISSYSRKGRKFDYTSHERLREAVEKKLFADLKDIVKITTSTKTPDENQLKRMNEVTKRLVDEHGYTPASANELLRYVGSLLNR, from the coding sequence ATGGATATTTTCAAACGGATCGCGGAATACAAGTCGGAGGGCGAGCGGCTCGCCTGGACGGGGACGTTCAAAGAGTACATCGAGCTGCTGCGGAACGATCCGGCTCCGGCGATGACGGCGCATGCGCGGGTGTACGAGATGATCAAGTCGCACGGCATCGAGGAGAAGCACGGACAGAAGAGCTACAAGTTCTTCGAGCAGGAGATTTTCGGCCTCGACCGGGCGGTCGAGAAGCTGATGGAGGAATATTTCCACTCGGCGGCGCGGCGGCTGGACGTGCGCAAGCGGATCCTCCTGCTCATGGGTCCGGTCAGCGGCGGCAAGTCGACGATCGTCACGATGCTCAAGAAAGGGCTGGAGAAGTTCTCGCGCACGGACCAGGGAGCGGTCTACGCGATCAAGGGCTGCCCGATGCACGAGGATCCGCTCCACCTGATCCCGCATGAGCTGCGGCCGGAGCTGGAGAAGGAGCTCGGCGTGCGCATCGAGGGCAACCTGTGCCCGCACTGCCAGCTGCGGCTGAAGAGCGAGTTCGAGAACGACATCGAGAACGTGCAGATCGAGCGGGTGTTCCTGTCGGAGGACAACCGGGTCGGCATCGGCACGTTCAGCCCGTCGGATCCGAAGTCGCAGGACATCGCCGACCTGACCGGCAGCATCGACTTCTCGACGATCACGGAGTACGGCTCGGAGTCCGATCCGCGCGCCTACCGGTTCGACGGCGAGCTCAACAAGGCCAACCGCGGCCTGATGGAGTTCCAGGAAATGCTCAAGTGCGACGAGAAGTTCCTCTGGAACCTGCTGTCGCTGACGCAGGAAGGCCAGTTCAAGGCCGGCCGGTTCGCGCTCATCTCGGCCGACGAGCTGATCGTCGCGCACACGAACGAGTCCGAGTACAAGTCGTTCATCTCCAACAAGAAGAACGAGGCGCTGCAGTCGAGGATGATCGTCATGCCGATCCCGTACAACCTGAGGGTGTCGGAGGAGGAGAAGATCTACGGCAAGCTGATCGCCCAGAGCGATCTGCGCCATGTGCACATCGCGCCGCACGCGCTGCGCACGGCGGCCATCTTCTCGATCCTGACCCGGCTCAAGGAGTCCAAGAAGCAGGGCATGGACCTCGTCAAGAAGATGCGCATGTACGACGGCGAGGAGGTCGAGGGCTACAAGGACGCCGACCTCAAGGAAATGCAGAACGAGTTCCTTGAAGAAGGCATGTCGGGCATCGATCCCCGCTATGTCATCAACCGCATCTCCAGCGCCCTCATCAAGGGCGAGATGGACCATATCAATGCGCTCGACGTGCTGCGGGCGCTCAAGGACGGGCTCGACCAGCATCCTTCGATCACCAAGGAGGAGCGCGAGCGTTACTTAAACTTCATCTCGGCGGCGCGCAAGGAATACGACCAGCTGGCCAAGAACGAGGTGCAGAAGGCGTTCGTCTATTCGTTCGAGGAGTCGGCGCGCACGCTGTTCGAGAACTATCTCGACAACATCGAGGCGTACTGCAACTGGTCCAAGATCAAGGACCCGCTCACGGGCGAGGCGCTCGATCCCGACGAGCGGCTCATGCGCTCCATCGAGGAGCAGATCGGCGTCTCTGAAAATGCCAAAAAAGCGTTCCGCGAGGAGATCCTCATCCGCATCTCGTCCTACTCGCGCAAAGGGCGCAAGTTCGACTACACGAGCCACGAGCGGCTGCGCGAGGCGGTCGAGAAGAAGCTGTTCGCCGATCTCAAGGACATCGTCAAGATCACGACGTCGACGAAGACGCCGGACGAGAACCAGCTCAAGCGCATGAACGAGGTGACCAAGCGCCTCGTCGACGAGCATGGCTACACGCCCGCCAGCGCCAACGAGCTGCTGCGGTACGTCGGCAGCCTGCTGAACCGCTAG